A single region of the Actinoplanes sp. SE50/110 genome encodes:
- a CDS encoding FmdB family zinc ribbon protein has product MPTYQYACTECGEQLEAVQSFSDPALTECPNCHGKLRKVFNSVGIVFKGSGFYRNDSRSGSVSAEKSGGSGDTAKDTSTKSESTSTAAAPATTTTSSAPSTSSSTTSSSSGAKAAAAS; this is encoded by the coding sequence GTGCCTACCTACCAGTACGCCTGCACCGAGTGCGGTGAGCAGCTCGAAGCCGTTCAGTCGTTCTCCGACCCGGCGCTGACCGAATGCCCGAACTGCCACGGCAAGCTCCGTAAGGTGTTCAACTCGGTCGGCATCGTCTTCAAGGGCTCCGGCTTCTACCGCAACGACTCCCGGTCGGGCAGCGTCAGCGCCGAGAAGTCGGGCGGCTCCGGCGACACCGCGAAGGACACCTCCACCAAGTCGGAGAGCACCTCGACCGCCGCCGCGCCGGCCACCACGACCACGAGCAGCGCCCCGTCGACATCCTCGTCGACCACCAGCTCCTCGTCCGGCGCGAAGGCCGCCGCCGCCTCCTGA
- a CDS encoding translation initiation factor 2, translating into MSSPDDDAFWQRPDPGAPSLSGPPQQRPATPAEPDYPGPPRADPPPPHWRPPTIATPPPPRAMPAQDMDAIDEAEGAARTVTYGVGLVAGAIALILMCLLCGRALL; encoded by the coding sequence GTGAGTTCCCCCGACGACGACGCGTTCTGGCAGCGGCCCGATCCGGGCGCCCCCTCGCTCAGCGGGCCGCCTCAGCAACGGCCGGCCACGCCCGCGGAACCGGACTATCCGGGCCCGCCGCGCGCCGACCCGCCGCCCCCGCACTGGCGGCCGCCGACCATCGCCACGCCGCCCCCGCCACGCGCCATGCCGGCTCAGGACATGGACGCCATCGACGAGGCGGAGGGTGCCGCGCGGACCGTGACGTACGGGGTCGGCCTGGTCGCCGGCGCCATCGCCCTGATCCTGATGTGCCTGCTCTGCGGCCGCGCCCTGCTGTGA